The DNA sequence CTGAAGCCGCGGAGGTGACTCCGGTGCATGCCGACCCGCATCCCCTCGACGATCTGCCGTACAACGACATCGAGCGGACCCAGCTCGGAAAGAATTTCGGGATCGAGGTACCTAGACCCCCGTTGCCCGGTGTTTGGGCTTGGCATCGTAGAGTTTCTCTTCACAGGGGATACTCGTGAGCAGCCGCTTGACAATGTCGTCGGTGCTCACGCCCTCGGCGTGCGCGGCGAAGTTGAGCCCGATCCGGTGGCGCATAACCGAGGGGGCCAGGGCCCGGATGTCTTCGATGGCGACGTGGAAGCGCCCGTGCAAGAGGGCGCGGGCCTTACCGCCGCCAATCAGGCACAGACAGGCACGCGGACTCGCCCCCCAGGACACCCACTGGTTGACAAAATCGGGCGCCCCGGTTCCGCCGGGCCGGGTGGCCCGGACCAGAGCCGCCACGTAGTTGAAAATGTGATCCGCCACCGGCACGTGACGCACCAGGTCCTGCAAGGCCAGGATCTCGTCCTTACGCAAGACGGCGTCCAGATTCATCTCGGGCTCGATCCGGGTGGTGATGGTCTTCATGATCCGGATTTCATCCTCCTCGCTGGGATAACCCACCAGAATCTTGAGCATGAACCGGTCTAGTTGGGCTTCCGGAAGCGGGTAGGTGCCTTCCTGTTCCAGCGGGTTTTGCGTCGCCAGCACGAAGAAGGGCTTGTCCAGGCGAAAGTCCTCCCCTCCGGCCGAAATCTTCTTCTCCTGCATGGCTTCCAGCAGCGCCGCCTGCGTCTTGGGCGGGGTCCGGTTGATCTCGTCTGCCAGAATGATGTTGGAAAAAACGGGACCCTTGCTGAAAACAAACCGCCGCTGGCCTGTTTGAGGATCGTCCTGCAGGATTTCGGTTCCGGTAATGTCGGAAGGCATCAGGTCCGGTGTGAACTGAATGCGACGGAAGGACAGGGAAAGGGTCTTGGCGAGGCAACTGATCAACAGCGTCTTGGCCAGTCCCGGCACCCCTTCAAGAAGTCCATGGCCCGCACTGAATATGGCGACCATGACCTCATCAATCACCGGGTCCATGCCGACGATGACTTTATTCAACTCGGCCTGAACCCGGGCGCGAGCCTCGCCAAGCCGCTTGGCCGCTTTGACATCATCGGGGAGGGGTTCCAGGCGGGATTCCTCGGATGCATGCGCGTTGACTTGCATGGGTTCCTGTCTTTTCTCTTAAGGGCGTGTCATGCCCATTAACACACCCTTCGTTGTCAGAACGTTCGTGACCGTTCACGGCCATCGATGCTTACCGAAACAGATGGGCCACAATAGCACGAAAGATCGCTCGTGTCACCCCTCATCCCAGAGACACATCAAGAAGCATCATCACCGCGAAGCCCACCAGGGTTGCCATGGTCACCTGATCGATGTTGGCCTCGTTCCGCTGAGATTCAGGAATCAGCTCTTCCACCACCACAAAGATCATCGCGCCGGCGGCAAAGCACAGGGCATAGGGGAGAAAATCCTGCATGTACAGAACAAATGCGGCGCCGAGTACCCCTGCCAGGGGTTCGACCATCCCGGAGGCCTGCCCCATGAGAAAGCTCTTCATCCGCCCCATTCCCTCTCTCCTCAAGGGCAGGGACACCGCCGCCCCTTCGGGGAAATTCTGTAGGCCGATGCCGATGGCCAGCGCAAGGGCTCCTCCTATCGTGGCGGAAGGAAGATTCGCCGCCACGGCCCCGAAGGCCACACCCACCGCAAGGCCCTCCGGAATGTTGTGCAAGGTGATCGCGAGAACCAGCAGCGTGCTTCGCTGCCACGAGGTCTTGATCCCCTCGCTGTGCCCGATCGACAGCCCGGGATGAAGATGCGGCAGCACACGGTCGGCCAGCCTCATGAAACACCCGCCAACCAGGAATCCGATCACCGCCGTCAGCCAGGGAATTTGTCCCATGTGTTCGGCCATCTCAATGCCCGGTGCGAGCAAGGACCAGAAGCTTGCGGCAATCATGACGCCAGCAGCGAACCCCAGCATCGAATCCATGAGTTTGGGATTGACCGTTCTGGTGAAGAAAACGAGCGCCGACCCCGCTGCCGTCAAGCCCCAGGTAAATAACGTGGCCATCAGCGCTTGATTGATGGGACTGTACTGCTGCATGAAGTCGATCATGAGGAGCCCTTTGCTTGTGATCGCCAAGTGAATGTCATGAATGGCGTGTATTGTGGCGCGTGCGGGCGCGGAAATCAAGCGCGATCAGCATAATAGGTGAATCGGGGTCGGTATCGGTTATTCATTCGTAATTCTTCGCGTGCATACGAGCGGTTGCCTCCCGCCAGCCAGTAGCCAGTGCAACACTGGCTACTGGCTGGCGGGAGTTAGTGGACGGAGATCCCGCTGCACTCCTGCCTATAACGCAAAACCGTTTCTGAAATCCGAAAAATCATTTGATGTCCTATTCATTTGGGAGTATTGTTCAACACGTAGCAGTTCATTGCTTCCCACCCACCGCAGGGGGCAGGCTGCTGAAAAAAAGTCCAACACGCCGGACGCGAGGGACGTATCAGGGATGTAACGGCCCGTAGAGGAACGCATATGCCTCCCCCAACGGATGAAACAAACCCGGCCCCGGACCTGCGGCAGCAACGGATCGCCGCCGTGGTCCGGGACTACCAGCAGCCCTTGTTGCGCTACACCTCCCGGTTATTGCGCAATGCCACTCTTGCTCAGGATGTCGTGCAAACGGTGTTCATCAAACTCTGCAGCAACTGGAGCCCCTCGCAGGAAGCCGGCGGGGACCTCAAGCCGTGGCTCTTCCGCGTCGCCCATAACGAGGCGGTGGACCTCATCCGCGGCGAAGCGCGCCGCAAACGCCTCCACGCCTGCGGCGCGGCCGAGGCCGAGATCCTTCACGGCGGGACCCACGCCGACGCGGCGCCTGATGACGACCGCCGCGCCCTGGTCCTCGGATGCCTCGGCGCGCTCGACCCGTCCGAACGCCAGGTCATCCTGCTGCGCCTGCAGCAGAACATGAGCTATGACGAAATCGCCGCAACCGTGAACCGCCCCCGAGGCACCGTCGGCGCCCTGCTCCACTCCGCCGTCAAAAAGCTGGCCCGCCAGGTCCGCCGCAAGGAGGGTGTATGACTACCTGCCCCACCGAACCCCGCCTCACCGCCTGCCTCCTCGGCGATCTTCCCCAGGCGGAGGCCGACGACGTCCGCGCCCACATCGCGTCCTGCCCCGCCTGCCGTGCGGCGGCCGCCGAACTCGCGCCCCTGCTCGACACCCTCCGCGCCGCCCTCGCCGCCGACGCCGCCGCGCCCCTCG is a window from the Lentisphaerota bacterium genome containing:
- a CDS encoding MoxR family ATPase, whose amino-acid sequence is MQVNAHASEESRLEPLPDDVKAAKRLGEARARVQAELNKVIVGMDPVIDEVMVAIFSAGHGLLEGVPGLAKTLLISCLAKTLSLSFRRIQFTPDLMPSDITGTEILQDDPQTGQRRFVFSKGPVFSNIILADEINRTPPKTQAALLEAMQEKKISAGGEDFRLDKPFFVLATQNPLEQEGTYPLPEAQLDRFMLKILVGYPSEEDEIRIMKTITTRIEPEMNLDAVLRKDEILALQDLVRHVPVADHIFNYVAALVRATRPGGTGAPDFVNQWVSWGASPRACLCLIGGGKARALLHGRFHVAIEDIRALAPSVMRHRIGLNFAAHAEGVSTDDIVKRLLTSIPCEEKLYDAKPKHRATGV
- a CDS encoding ZIP family metal transporter, whose translation is MIDFMQQYSPINQALMATLFTWGLTAAGSALVFFTRTVNPKLMDSMLGFAAGVMIAASFWSLLAPGIEMAEHMGQIPWLTAVIGFLVGGCFMRLADRVLPHLHPGLSIGHSEGIKTSWQRSTLLVLAITLHNIPEGLAVGVAFGAVAANLPSATIGGALALAIGIGLQNFPEGAAVSLPLRREGMGRMKSFLMGQASGMVEPLAGVLGAAFVLYMQDFLPYALCFAAGAMIFVVVEELIPESQRNEANIDQVTMATLVGFAVMMLLDVSLG
- a CDS encoding sigma-70 family RNA polymerase sigma factor, which gives rise to MPPPTDETNPAPDLRQQRIAAVVRDYQQPLLRYTSRLLRNATLAQDVVQTVFIKLCSNWSPSQEAGGDLKPWLFRVAHNEAVDLIRGEARRKRLHACGAAEAEILHGGTHADAAPDDDRRALVLGCLGALDPSERQVILLRLQQNMSYDEIAATVNRPRGTVGALLHSAVKKLARQVRRKEGV